A genomic segment from Ptychodera flava strain L36383 chromosome 19, AS_Pfla_20210202, whole genome shotgun sequence encodes:
- the LOC139119074 gene encoding aqualysin-1-like isoform X2, translating into MAKNRHLSRIGPCIESLSFLILALCSWSHLVITDASAVNVGSVNGHQLAPVYRVTDAAKRKDHYIVKLRNELSKRHLDIVLSRLKTIAEDEGLDVYFRGNVTNLMTAFSARLSPKALERLREMDEIDYIEEDATLHPAAVSSWGLDRIDQQFLPLDRTYQSTIGNGSGITVFVVDTGIRSSHIEFDGRVSPFYDAIGDGKNGEDCSGHGTHCAGVIGGNTVGVAPGVHLLSVRVFGCDDNGYISDFISALDVISCSGMQPAVVSISLATELSTITNEAVAQLCRDGYFTVVAAGNHKDDACKYSPSSTREAIVVGATTRHDEIAPYSNYGDCVDIYAPGSSINSSYFTADDAYLTLTGTSMAAPHVSAT; encoded by the exons ATGGCAAAAAATCGCCATTTGAGTAGAATTGGGCCTTGTATCGAGTCACTATCGTTCTTGATTCTCGCACTCTGCTCTTGGAGTCATTTGGTGATAACCGATGCATCTGCAGTGAATGTTGGGAGTGTCAACGGCCACCAGCTGGCACCGGTCTACCGCGTCACGGATGCAGCAAAAAGGAAAGACCATTACATCGTCAAACTAAGG AATGAATTATCCAAGCGTCATCTTGACATCGTCCTGTCCAGACTGAAAACGATAGCCGAAGATGAAGGCCTTGATGTTTATTTTCGTGGAAATGTTACGAACCTAATGACGGCCTTCTCGGCGAGGCTGTCTCCCAAAGCGCTGGAAAGG TTGCGAGAAATGGATGAGATCGATTATATAGAGGAAGATGCCACGTTACACCCTGCCGCAGTGTCATCTTGGGGATTGGACAGAATTGATCAGCAGTTCCTACCTCTCGACAGAACTTATCAGTCAACAATAG GGAATGGTAGTGGAATCACTGTGTTCGTGGTAGACACAGGCATTCGGTCGAGTCATATTGAGTTCGACGGGAGAGTTTCGCCTTTCTATGACGCCATAGGAGACGGCAAGAAC GGAGAAGATTGCTCGGGGCATGGAACTCACTGCGCAGGCGTCATCGGCGGAAACACTGTTGGGGTTGCTCCAGGTGTTCACCTACTGTCTGTGCGCGTGTTTGGTTGTGACGATAACGGTTATATTAGTGACTTCATATCTG CACTGGATGTAATCTCCTGTTCAGGCATGCAACCAGCTGTCGTGTCCATCTCCCTGGCAACGGAACTTTCGACGATCACAAACGAAGCTGTTGCCCAGCTCTGTCGCGATGGGTATTTTACAGTAGTCGCTGCAGGCAACCATAAGGACGACGCCTGCAAGTATTCGCCAAGTTCCACTAGAGAA GCTATCGTCGTTGGAGCCACTACCAGACACGATGAAATTGCACCTTACTCTAACTACGGTGACTGCGTTGACATCTACGCACCGGGAAGTAGCATCAACAGTTCCTATTTCACCGCAGATGACGCTTACTTAACGCTCACCGGAACATCCATGGCCGCCCCACATGTTTCAG caacttag
- the LOC139119074 gene encoding aqualysin-1-like isoform X1: MAKNRHLSRIGPCIESLSFLILALCSWSHLVITDASAVNVGSVNGHQLAPVYRVTDAAKRKDHYIVKLRNELSKRHLDIVLSRLKTIAEDEGLDVYFRGNVTNLMTAFSARLSPKALERLREMDEIDYIEEDATLHPAAVSSWGLDRIDQQFLPLDRTYQSTIGNGSGITVFVVDTGIRSSHIEFDGRVSPFYDAIGDGKNGEDCSGHGTHCAGVIGGNTVGVAPGVHLLSVRVFGCDDNGYISDFISALDVISCSGMQPAVVSISLATELSTITNEAVAQLCRDGYFTVVAAGNHKDDACKYSPSSTREAIVVGATTRHDEIAPYSNYGDCVDIYAPGSSINSSYFTADDAYLTLTGTSMAAPHVSGVVALIMAAYPELSQSDIKDYLINSATNGTLNFDSVPLVYQAMTPNILVRVP, from the exons ATGGCAAAAAATCGCCATTTGAGTAGAATTGGGCCTTGTATCGAGTCACTATCGTTCTTGATTCTCGCACTCTGCTCTTGGAGTCATTTGGTGATAACCGATGCATCTGCAGTGAATGTTGGGAGTGTCAACGGCCACCAGCTGGCACCGGTCTACCGCGTCACGGATGCAGCAAAAAGGAAAGACCATTACATCGTCAAACTAAGG AATGAATTATCCAAGCGTCATCTTGACATCGTCCTGTCCAGACTGAAAACGATAGCCGAAGATGAAGGCCTTGATGTTTATTTTCGTGGAAATGTTACGAACCTAATGACGGCCTTCTCGGCGAGGCTGTCTCCCAAAGCGCTGGAAAGG TTGCGAGAAATGGATGAGATCGATTATATAGAGGAAGATGCCACGTTACACCCTGCCGCAGTGTCATCTTGGGGATTGGACAGAATTGATCAGCAGTTCCTACCTCTCGACAGAACTTATCAGTCAACAATAG GGAATGGTAGTGGAATCACTGTGTTCGTGGTAGACACAGGCATTCGGTCGAGTCATATTGAGTTCGACGGGAGAGTTTCGCCTTTCTATGACGCCATAGGAGACGGCAAGAAC GGAGAAGATTGCTCGGGGCATGGAACTCACTGCGCAGGCGTCATCGGCGGAAACACTGTTGGGGTTGCTCCAGGTGTTCACCTACTGTCTGTGCGCGTGTTTGGTTGTGACGATAACGGTTATATTAGTGACTTCATATCTG CACTGGATGTAATCTCCTGTTCAGGCATGCAACCAGCTGTCGTGTCCATCTCCCTGGCAACGGAACTTTCGACGATCACAAACGAAGCTGTTGCCCAGCTCTGTCGCGATGGGTATTTTACAGTAGTCGCTGCAGGCAACCATAAGGACGACGCCTGCAAGTATTCGCCAAGTTCCACTAGAGAA GCTATCGTCGTTGGAGCCACTACCAGACACGATGAAATTGCACCTTACTCTAACTACGGTGACTGCGTTGACATCTACGCACCGGGAAGTAGCATCAACAGTTCCTATTTCACCGCAGATGACGCTTACTTAACGCTCACCGGAACATCCATGGCCGCCCCACATGTTTCAG GAGTTGTGGCACTAATAATGGCTGCATATCCAGAGTTGTCACAGTCCGATATAAAAGATTACTTAATAAACAGCGCCACTAACGGCACGTTGAACTTTGACAGCGTTCCTCTCGTCTACCAGGCGATGACACCAAATATTTTGGTCAGGGTTCCGTAA